DNA sequence from the Armigeres subalbatus isolate Guangzhou_Male chromosome 1, GZ_Asu_2, whole genome shotgun sequence genome:
aaacagaaaccaagcttccacgccaaacgccgatgctagtcctgagaagaaccaattttctttccccaatgcgtccaataatgtaataaaagcatcGCCATCTGGCGGCACtggatcgcaacagtgctattttcatagtcaaccctttcttcatataaaatgctggttcgttgaggtggAATGATCTACAGCAACACACCGAaaaccaccaccaatgcgatggatttccgttgaaaatgttaccagcgcctccgtgatgctatgtccgctctgcgtgaaatcttgttcaaacagaggattagatccaaacccgcaagtgattgacttttgatgtctgtgctagtgatgcaagTACGTGATGGGTTggttacctatttctaaactttttatcaattttcgataataaatagttgaaaatcagtattttcatataaatacaaaaaagcgttgactcatctttgatcgaatggtccaataaaatttaaaatccatcgagaaacggctgagatattacagtttaaagtctatcatattttcgtgacggtccctgattttcgcaatcgtgaagtgtaccccaatataaaaaagacagacgtagtcctacgtcaaaaacgtCAAATTAAAGAACGAAAAACGGTAGACAGTTATGATAGTcactcttgaaaaaggccaaaataaAGGCCgataaataagacaaaacaAAGCTCGTCGTTTTGAGTACacaagactgagaaagccatcaAATTTCCTGAATATATTCTTAACTGACTCAATGAAACGTTTTAACTCGATCAATACTGTTTAAAACTGTTTATTtgctaaatgaaaaaaaaatgcttttcctCTAAAAGGCAAAACCTTTCTGCTTACACATTCACTAATAATCACAGCTACGAGCTAATTCATTGCGCAGAGGAAAAGACTATCACACGCTAACATCAATTAAAACCAGTTTATCTGCTCTGGCATACATACCGTACACCTAGTTCAATCACATCTTCTTGAGTGAAATCTTATCACCCGTATCACCAGCTGTTGGACAATTCAGTCTCTCGTTACATTAGCAGCGGAGTGGTTTCAATTACTTTTCATCGGAAAATCATGTCTTCTAAATCGGATAGTAACGATCCCAATGTTATATACGGTGGTCCGCTTCCAGCGGCATACAACCGCGGTTGCCGTTCACTTGGAGAATTGATCATAAAAGAGTTGTCACGGGAACCGGACAAGGTGGCACTCGTAAATGGAGTCACCTGTTTGCAGCTGACCAACGGAGGCATTCTGGAGCAATCGTTGGCCATCGCGGAACAATTGAACGAGTTTGGGGTGGGTCGCAATGATGTCGTGGCCATAGTGAGCGAAAATCGATTCGAGTATCCGATCGCGATCTACGGTGCGCTCTTTCTCGGAGCAGCTGCAGCGCTCTTCAATCCAGGTTACTCAGAACGTACGGTCGGCTTGATGTCTTATCTTGTTTTGTTTGGAAtgatttctttctttttttttatataatctaTTTGTAGGCGAGATGGAACACGCTATCAGGCTGGCAAAACCGAAAGTCATCTTTGTTTCAGCGCAATCCAACCTGAGGGTTCAGAAAGCCTGCTTGAAAATTAGAAGACCTGTTAAGTTTATTCACTTCGACAATGGTACCGGTGGGCGATCATGGCAAGATTGTTTGGAAGGCTCCAATCGTCGGCATACTCTGTCTGATTTTACTCCCGATTCGCTAAAATTAGACAACCATGTGGCGTTGATTGTAATGTCTTCGGGAACAACCGGACTGCCGAAAGCAGTGCAAATCACCCAACGTAATGTGCTGACAACAAACTTTTTTCTGGagtaaaaattaatatttatcaAATAAGGAAGGCAAATCTAATCTACTTCTGattttagaacatttttgagCAAAATAAGTACCGATCAAGAGGAGCTGGTAGCAGTAGATATTCTGCCTTGGTTTCACGTCGCAGGTGGAGTCACCATGATCAATTGCTTGCTCAACGGGATGCGACTTGTTTATCTACCAAAGTATGTCCAACGAACTTACTTGGCGTGTATCGAAAAATATCGACCCAACACATTGAACATGGTTCCACCGATTGCCGTGTTTCTTGCCAAAAACGCTATGGTGGATGAATACGATCTCTCGTCTGTCAAAACGATTATTAGTGGTGCCGCTCCTTTGAGCCGAGAGGTTGAGGATTTGATCCGATCTCGTTTGAAGGTGTCTTCGGTGCGCCAGGCTTTTGGCATGAGTGAAACGACCTTAGCGATCCTTGCCCAAGTAGATGAGCAGAACAAACCGGGCAGCGTTGGCAAAATACGAGAAGGTCAGTGGGTCAAGGTGATCGACACGGAAACGGGGCGATCGCTGGGCCCATTTCAGAACGGAGAACTTTGCTTCAAAGGTACTTTGATTATGAAGGGATACATTGGGCAAGAGCAAGCGTTTGATGAGGATGGATGGTTACGCACAGGAGACGTCGGATATTACGATAATGAACAAAACTTCTACATTGTCGATAGGTTGAAAGAATTGATTAAGTACAAAGCATTCCAAGTTCCTCCAGCTGAGTTAGAGGCAGTCTTGCTATCGCACTCAAAGGTTAAGGATGCAGCTGTAATTGGCATACCGGACGACAAGGCTGGAGAACTACCCATGGCTTTTATAGTGCCTGCTGACGGCGAACAGATAAACGAACAGGAAATAATCAAATTTATGAATGGTCAGATGTCAGTACAAAAACAGCTTCACGGAGGGGTACGATTTATCAAAGAAATACCGAAAACCGCTAGTGGTAAAATTCTCCGCAGAACGCTTCGTGAATTGGCCAAAAGCAAATCCAAACTTTAATTCTAGCTAACGGTTTTTcatcaattattttaaaataaactatATTTCAGCCACACTAAAAATGGGGCGTACTTTTTCTACCGAAACGGTTAGCTAAAACACAAAAGTAATTAGTATTTCCTGTGGTATTTAGTTCAACGCAAAACAGcataaaaaaatccagaatcgACAAATCTCCCTTCAATTGTCACAATTTGAATACATCAGAGCAAACCAAAAATAGCGCACCAAAGCCACAGTCTTACAAATGGACCGTAAAAATGCTTTCTTCCTGATGAAATTGTGCGAGAACGATGAGTGTCTCTTGCGTTAGGAATGACTCTCGAGTGCCTACGGCCGCCTACCATCGTTGCTCTGGTGCCAGGCATTTTGTAAGTCAACAGGATAGGAAACGGAGTGCTAATGCGAAATGGTATTTCCTTCCGTTGGACATTTTCCTACTAGCTTCCTACTTATTGGCTTCTCAGAAACTAATGTTCTGGTTGCATTTACACAATTAATAACGAAATGTGAATTATCGTTGATAACAAAATCAGGGTTAaaaactattattcttccatttacttccactattaacaaAATCAGATACATTTGGAAATTAaagaagtttgaaaaaaaagtgtttgagaATAAGCTGTT
Encoded proteins:
- the LOC134205677 gene encoding luciferin 4-monooxygenase-like; translated protein: MSSKSDSNDPNVIYGGPLPAAYNRGCRSLGELIIKELSREPDKVALVNGVTCLQLTNGGILEQSLAIAEQLNEFGVGRNDVVAIVSENRFEYPIAIYGALFLGAAAALFNPGYSEREMEHAIRLAKPKVIFVSAQSNLRVQKACLKIRRPVKFIHFDNGTGGRSWQDCLEGSNRRHTLSDFTPDSLKLDNHVALIVMSSGTTGLPKAVQITQRNVLTTNFFLETFLSKISTDQEELVAVDILPWFHVAGGVTMINCLLNGMRLVYLPKYVQRTYLACIEKYRPNTLNMVPPIAVFLAKNAMVDEYDLSSVKTIISGAAPLSREVEDLIRSRLKVSSVRQAFGMSETTLAILAQVDEQNKPGSVGKIREGQWVKVIDTETGRSLGPFQNGELCFKGTLIMKGYIGQEQAFDEDGWLRTGDVGYYDNEQNFYIVDRLKELIKYKAFQVPPAELEAVLLSHSKVKDAAVIGIPDDKAGELPMAFIVPADGEQINEQEIIKFMNGQMSVQKQLHGGVRFIKEIPKTASGKILRRTLRELAKSKSKL